The Carassius gibelio isolate Cgi1373 ecotype wild population from Czech Republic chromosome B22, carGib1.2-hapl.c, whole genome shotgun sequence genome window below encodes:
- the LOC127987221 gene encoding SLAM family member 9-like isoform X1, with product MFHMFVLFWLCWWSLISVFVALKDEIQSVSVIEGNSVLLPMDVTEIQKDDNILWKFGAGRILIAKINRHKKNISTLDGPDGRFRDRLKVDQQTGSLTITNITTQHAGDYQLQIIGAKWLSKTFNVSVYGPLPTPNITRDYSQNLSSSSSSSEQNCSLLCSVVNVGHVTLSWYKGNSLLSSISVSDLSISLSLPLEVEYQEKNSYSCVINNPIRNQTTHLDITQLCHTHPASVSLTVLISAAGSLLIVAAVVMCCICRKCRKTAVKTLEEDKTDSLKSQKPKLKADAVYQNVPKKR from the exons ATGTttcacatgtttgttttgttctggtTGTGCTGGTGGAGTCTGATCA GTGTTTTTGTTGCTCTGAAAGATGAAATACAGTCAGTGTCAGTGATAGAGGGAAATTCTGTCCTTTTACCCATGGATGTTACTGAAATACAAAAAGACGACAATATACTGTGGAAATTTGGAGCTGGACGTATTCTCATAGCTAAAATCAACAGACATAAGAAAAACATTTCCACATTGGATGGTcctgacgggagattcagagaccgACTGAAGGTGGATcaacaaactggatctctgaccatcacaaacatcacaactcaacacgcTGGAGATTATCAACTACAGATAATTGGTGCAAAATGGTTATCAAAAACATTCAATGTTTCTGTGTATG GTCCTCTACCCACTCCAAACATTACCAGAGATTATTCACAAAatctttcatcatcatcatcttcatcagagcagaattgttcattgttgtgttcagtggtgaatgtgggtcatgtgactctctcctggtacaaaggaaacagtttattgtccagcatcagtgtgtctgatctcagcatcagtctctctctacctctggaggtggaatatcaggagaaaaacagctacagctgtgtgatcaacaatcccatcagaaaccagaccacacatcttgacatcactcaactctgtcacaCACACCCAG CCTCAGTTTCTCTGACAGTGTTGATTTCTGctgctggatctctgttgattGTAGCTGCAGTCGTGATGTGCTGCATCTGCAGGAAATGTAGAAAAACTG CAGTTAAGACACTGGAGGAAGACAAAACTGATTCATTAAAATCTCAAAAACCG AAATTAAAGGCAGATGCTGTGTATCAAAATGTCCCCAAAAAACGATGA
- the LOC127987221 gene encoding SLAM family member 9-like isoform X3 yields the protein MFHMFVLFWLCWWSLISVFVALKDEIQSVSVIEGNSVLLPMDVTEIQKDDNILWKFGAGRILIAKINRHKKNISTLDGPDGRFRDRLKVDQQTGSLTITNITTQHAGDYQLQIIGAKWLSKTFNVSVYGPLPTPNITRDYSQNLSSSSSSSEQNCSLLCSVVNVGHVTLSWYKGNSLLSSISVSDLSISLSLPLEVEYQEKNSYSCVINNPIRNQTTHLDITQLCHTHPVSLTVLISAAGSLLIVAAVVMCCICRKCRKTAVKTLEEDKTDSLKSQKPKLKADAVYQNVPKKR from the exons ATGTttcacatgtttgttttgttctggtTGTGCTGGTGGAGTCTGATCA GTGTTTTTGTTGCTCTGAAAGATGAAATACAGTCAGTGTCAGTGATAGAGGGAAATTCTGTCCTTTTACCCATGGATGTTACTGAAATACAAAAAGACGACAATATACTGTGGAAATTTGGAGCTGGACGTATTCTCATAGCTAAAATCAACAGACATAAGAAAAACATTTCCACATTGGATGGTcctgacgggagattcagagaccgACTGAAGGTGGATcaacaaactggatctctgaccatcacaaacatcacaactcaacacgcTGGAGATTATCAACTACAGATAATTGGTGCAAAATGGTTATCAAAAACATTCAATGTTTCTGTGTATG GTCCTCTACCCACTCCAAACATTACCAGAGATTATTCACAAAatctttcatcatcatcatcttcatcagagcagaattgttcattgttgtgttcagtggtgaatgtgggtcatgtgactctctcctggtacaaaggaaacagtttattgtccagcatcagtgtgtctgatctcagcatcagtctctctctacctctggaggtggaatatcaggagaaaaacagctacagctgtgtgatcaacaatcccatcagaaaccagaccacacatcttgacatcactcaactctgtcacaCACACCCAG TTTCTCTGACAGTGTTGATTTCTGctgctggatctctgttgattGTAGCTGCAGTCGTGATGTGCTGCATCTGCAGGAAATGTAGAAAAACTG CAGTTAAGACACTGGAGGAAGACAAAACTGATTCATTAAAATCTCAAAAACCG AAATTAAAGGCAGATGCTGTGTATCAAAATGTCCCCAAAAAACGATGA
- the LOC127987221 gene encoding CD48 antigen-like isoform X2 produces MFHMFVLFWLCWWSLISVFVALKDEIQSVSVIEGNSVLLPMDVTEIQKDDNILWKFGAGRILIAKINRHKKNISTLDGPDGRFRDRLKVDQQTGSLTITNITTQHAGDYQLQIIGAKWLSKTFNVSVYGPLPTPNITRDYSQNLSSSSSSSEQNCSLLCSVVNVGHVTLSWYKGNSLLSSISVSDLSISLSLPLEVEYQEKNSYSCVINNPIRNQTTHLDITQLCHTHPASVSLTVLISAAGSLLIVAAVVMCCICRKCRKTVKTLEEDKTDSLKSQKPKLKADAVYQNVPKKR; encoded by the exons ATGTttcacatgtttgttttgttctggtTGTGCTGGTGGAGTCTGATCA GTGTTTTTGTTGCTCTGAAAGATGAAATACAGTCAGTGTCAGTGATAGAGGGAAATTCTGTCCTTTTACCCATGGATGTTACTGAAATACAAAAAGACGACAATATACTGTGGAAATTTGGAGCTGGACGTATTCTCATAGCTAAAATCAACAGACATAAGAAAAACATTTCCACATTGGATGGTcctgacgggagattcagagaccgACTGAAGGTGGATcaacaaactggatctctgaccatcacaaacatcacaactcaacacgcTGGAGATTATCAACTACAGATAATTGGTGCAAAATGGTTATCAAAAACATTCAATGTTTCTGTGTATG GTCCTCTACCCACTCCAAACATTACCAGAGATTATTCACAAAatctttcatcatcatcatcttcatcagagcagaattgttcattgttgtgttcagtggtgaatgtgggtcatgtgactctctcctggtacaaaggaaacagtttattgtccagcatcagtgtgtctgatctcagcatcagtctctctctacctctggaggtggaatatcaggagaaaaacagctacagctgtgtgatcaacaatcccatcagaaaccagaccacacatcttgacatcactcaactctgtcacaCACACCCAG CCTCAGTTTCTCTGACAGTGTTGATTTCTGctgctggatctctgttgattGTAGCTGCAGTCGTGATGTGCTGCATCTGCAGGAAATGTAGAAAAACTG TTAAGACACTGGAGGAAGACAAAACTGATTCATTAAAATCTCAAAAACCG AAATTAAAGGCAGATGCTGTGTATCAAAATGTCCCCAAAAAACGATGA